One genomic region from Nymphaea colorata isolate Beijing-Zhang1983 chromosome 12, ASM883128v2, whole genome shotgun sequence encodes:
- the LOC116265139 gene encoding purple acid phosphatase 23: MVAMGRSHHLLLPPLHQPIPWWWSSVLVLIMLSAATVDCKSIPTTLDGPFAPVTRRFDPSLRRGSEDLLMNHPRVAKRVGSIFPEQIALAISSPTSMWVSWVTGDAQVGSVTPLDPSTVASEVHYGRRSGKYTHVKRGTSTVYSQQYPFKGLLNYTSGIIHHVKLEGIKPGATYYYICGDSSLSAMSEEFVFKAPPSPSIDSYPYRIAVVGDLGLTGNSTSTIDHLIGNKPSLVLMVGDLSYANQYLTTGGKGAPCFSCSFPDAPIRETYQPRWDAWGRFMETLTRRVPMMVIEGNHEIEPQLGNATFQSYQARFAVPSGESGSNSSFYYSFNAGGLHFIMLGAYVDYNATGSQFAWLQKDLSQVDRKVTPWLVAAWHPPWYNSYSSHYQEFECMRQEMEELLYQNGVDIVFSGHVHAYERMNRVYNYTLDPCGPVFITVGDGGNIEGIDIDHADDPGKCPSPRDNVPEIGGVCHINFSTGHAEGKFCWDKQPEWSAFRESSFGHGILEVKNATYALWTWHRNQDVYKDRGEGDQIYIVRQPEVCMKNVKNSNAGEEGTSPQFHNQQL; the protein is encoded by the exons ATGGTTGCAATGGGTCGttctcatcatcttcttcttcctcctctccatCAACCAATTCCATGGTGGTGGTCCTCAGTTCTGGTGCTCATCATGCTCTCTGCAGCTACAGTTGACTGCAAAAGCATACCAACAACTCTAGATGGTCCATTCGCCCCTGTTACTCGCCGCTTCGACCCTTCCCTGCGGCGCGGAAGCGAGGATTTGCTGATGAACCACCCGCGAGTGGCCAAGAGGGTCGGCTCCATCTTCCCTGAACAGATTGCTTTGGCCATTTCCTCACCTACCTCCATGTGGGTGTCTTGGGTCACAG GCGATGCACAGGTAGGAAGTGTTACTCCTCTGGACCCCTCCACTGTTGCAAGTGAGGTTCATTATGGAAGAAGAAGCGGAAAGTATACACATGTAAAGAGAGGGACATCAACTGTTTATAGTCAGCAGTACCCATTTAAGGGGCTTCTGAACTACACATCAGGAATAATTCATCATGTAAAATTGGAAG GCATCAAGCCTGGTGCAACGTACTATTATATATGTGGAGACAGTTCATTGTCAGCTATGAGTGAAGAATTTGTGTTCAAAGCACCTCCATCACCTAGTATAGATAGTTATCCATATAGAATTGCAGTTGTTGGCGACTTGGGTCTCACTGGAAACTCCACTTCAACTATTGATCATCTGATTGGGAACAAGCCTTCACTAGTTCTGATGGTTGGGGACTTAAGTTACGCAAATCAATACCTTACCACTGGTGGAAAAGGTGCACCATGCTTTTCATGTTCATTCCCAGATGCTCCAATTCGTGAGACATACCAACCACGTTGGGATGCGTGGGGAAG GTTTATGGAGACATTGACCAGAAGGGTGCCCATGATGGTGATTGAAGGAAACCATGAGATAGAACCACAACTGGGTAACGCCACTTTCCAGTCCTACCAGGCAAGGTTTGCTGTTCCATCAGGCGAGTCTGGCTCCAACAGTAGCTTTTATTACTCCTTCAATGCAGGAGGTCTGCATTTTATCATGTTGGGTGCATATGTGGACTATAATGCAACAG GCTCTCAGTTTGCTTGGCTTCAAAAAGATTTATCACAAGTGGACAGAAAAGTGACACCATGGCTAGTTGCTGCTTGGCACCCTCCTTGGTACAATAGCTACTCCTCACATTATCAAGAATTTGAGTGTATGAGACAGGAAATGGAAGAACTCCTATATCAAAATGGTGTTGATATTGTATTTTCTGGTCAT GTCCATGCATACGAGCGGATGAACAGAGTCTACAACTATACACTAGATCCATGTGGTCCAGTGTTCATCACAGTAGGAGATGGCGGCAACATTGAGGGGATCGACATAGATCATGCTGACGATCCTGGAAAGTGCCCGTCCCCAAGAGACAATGTGCCGGAAATCGGCGGAGTCTGCCACATAAACTTTTCCACAGGGCATGCAGAGGGAAAGTTCTGCTGGGACAAGCAACCAGAGTGGAGTGCTTTCAGAGAGAGCAGCTTTGGACATGGGATCTTGGAG GTGAAAAATGCAACGTATGCCTTGTGGACTTGGCATAGGAACCAAGATGTCTACAAAGACAGGGGAGAGGGGGATCAGATTTACATAGTTCGGCAGCCAGAAGTATGcatgaaaaatgtgaagaacTCTAATGCAGGAGAAGAGGGGACTTCTCCTCAGTTCCACAACCAACAGTTGTAA